The DNA window GCTGCTGGCCGCCGGGCTGTCCCTGATGATTCCGGATGGGCTGTGGCTGCTCGCCGTGGCGATGGGCGTCGTCGGGATGTCCGCGAGCGTCTTCAGCCTGGCACGGCAGAAGTACCTGACCGAGGCCGTGCCGGTGGAGTTCCGGGCGCGGGCCCTGTCCACGCTGGGCGGGGTGAGCCGGATCGGCATCTTCATAGGACCGTTCGTGGGGGCCGCGGTGATGCATTTCGCCGGCATCAGCGGCGCCTACTGGGTGGGCGTGGCCGGGATGGCGGCGGCGGCCGTGCTGGCCGTGACCATCCCCGATCTGGTGGTGGCGCCGTCGTCCTCCGCAGCCGGCCCGGACCCCACGCTGCGCGGCGTGGCCGTGTCGCACGCGGGCGTGTTCCTGACCGCCGGCGCAGGCATCCTGCTGCTCAGCGCACTGCGGGCATCACGCCAGGTGGTCATCCCGCTGTGGGCCGACCACGTGGGCCTCGATGCGACGCAGGCCTCGCTGCTGTACGGGCTGTCCGGGGCGATCGACATGCTGGTGTTCTACCCGGCGGGCAAGGTGATGGACCGGCGCGGGCGGCTGTGGGTGGCCATTCCATCCACGCTCATCATGGGCACGGCGCTAATGCTGATACCGCTCACGGCGGCGTTCACCGGGCTGCTGCTCGCGGCCCTGCTGATCGGCTTCGGCAACGGAATCAGCTCGGGCCTGGTGATGACCCTGGGCGCCGATTTCTCGCCCCACCGCGGCCGCGGGCAGTTCCTTGGCCTGTGGCGGTTCATCGCCGACGCCGGGTCCACCGCCGGGCCCGTGCTCCTCTCCGCGGTCACCGCCGTCTCTTCGCTGGCCGCCGGCGTGACGGCCACCGGCGTCCTGGGGTTCGCGGCGGCAGGCGTGTTCGCCGTCGTCCTCCCCAAACTCAAGCACCGCCGGAACTACTGACGGCCGCCTGCTGGCTCCTGCCTGCTCCGGCTTGTGGCGTTTAGCCGGCCTGCTTGTGGCTTTGCCCGGCCTCCCGGGTCTTCCGCGCCGTGAGCAGCAGGTATTCCCAGTCCATCTGCGACGGGGCATCGCCGTGCGCGTCGCTGAAGGCATCGGCGAGCTCCGTGAGGGCTGTGTCCAGGGCTTTCACTTTGTCTGCGTCGCCGGCGAGGGACTTGTAGACGGAGATGGTGGGGCCGTAGTGGGACTTGAAGTACCGCAGGAAGTCGTCCGGTTCGTGAAAGCTGGTGACGGTGACCGTCTGCTTCCGGGCCTGGATGTCCGCGATGCGGTCACCGAACAGCTCGCGGATGTGGTCCTCGCTTCCCCACAGCGGGGGCGGCTGCGCGCCGGGCGGGGGCGGGGGAGAGAACGGCTTCATCGTTTTGAACATCTGCCCGATAAAGCCTTCGGGCGTCCAGTTCAGCAGCCCGATGGTTCCGCCCGGCTTGCACACCCGGACCAGTTCGTCGGCGCCCGCCTGGTGGTGCGGGGCGAACATGACGCCGAGGCAGGAGATCACGGCGTCGAACTCGTTGTCCGGGAACGGAAGCGCCTCGGCGTCCCCTTCGATCCATTCCAGCTCAACACCGCGATCGGCGGCCTCGCGGCGCCCGGCGTCGAACATCTCCGGGGTGAGGTCGCTGGCCACAACCTCGGCACCCATCAGGGCCGCGGGAATTGCCGCGTTGCCGGCGCCGGCGCCGACGTCCAGCACCCGCTGGCGGGGCCTGAGCCCGCACGCCTCCACCAGGATGGCTCCGAGGTTTGGGATGAGCTCGCTGGCGAGGGCCGGGTAGTCGCCCTGCGCCCACATGGCCCGGTGCTTTTCCTTCAGGGCGTGGTCCGCTGCGGCTGCATCTTTGTGGTCATTCATGTCGGCGCCCCTCTGCTGGTGCACGTTTCGGTGACAGCGCGCTGCTGACCCAGCGGAGGCTGTGGTGCGCCTTATTGTGGGCTTCGGCGCAGGGGATGTAAAGGAGACCGGGACCGGACTGCCCAACTAGGTCGCAGGTGACGCCGTTTTGAGGGCTCAGAACCGCGTCAGCTGCGACTCAGTTGGGTGGGGCGGGCAGGGAGGGCGCTTATGCGACGGAGGCCCGCTTGCCCTGGGTGGGCCGCTTACTGAGGGGGCGCTTATCCCGGGTAATCCGCCTTCAGGAGTGCCGACTGGTTCGCGAAGACGGGGTCGCCAGTCTGCCTACCCAGAATGGCCAGCTGGCTGGTCACGCCCTTGTGGTAGGTCGCGGGAGTACGCCACACGTACTGGCCGTAGGCGCTGGCTGCGTACCACGAGATGGTTCCGGGGCGCCGGTACACATTGAAGTGGTCGCGGATGGCTGTTGCCGCGGTGTTGAACATGAATTGGGACGTGGGATTCTTGGTGAGCCGGTAATAGTCGTAGGCTCCCCAGGCAGCGTAAATGTGCCCGTTGACGACCCGCGAGGAGGGAATGTCCTTGCCGACGTACTCCTCGAACCACACGTAGATTTTGCTGCCCTCAAGGACCTGGTCCTTGAACCACGGCTGGCCGTTCCGTTTCGACACCTGGTAGGACTTGAAAACGCGGTCGGCATGGGTCTTCCAATAGGTGTTCCCGGTGGTCTCATAAAGGTTCACGAGCGTCGAGAGCATCATTCCCTGGGCCATTCCCGAATACCACGGCCGGCCCATGTCAATCCTGTTGCCCGGGGTGTGCCGGAAGTTGTAGGGAAACCACGTGGCACCGCTTGCATCGGAGAACGAGCCCGACAGGATGTACCGTGTGGTGGCCTCGGCGCGCCGCAGATACTCCCGGTTTTTGGTCACCCGGTACGAAGAGATCATCTGGTTGATGAACCAGGCGCTGTTGACCGGGTGGTACACCGCCACGTTGTTGATCTTGATCTGCACCACGCCCTGGCTGTTCACGGTGCCCCATGTTGTTGCCGTCAAAGGCACCACGGCGGTGCCGATGTACGGCGACCCGAGGGCCGTGTTTATGGTGTAGCCCGCATTGGCATACGTGAGCTTTACCGGTGCCGCCTGGGATGACACCCCGGCCGCCAGGAGAATCGCCACAACCGCACTGAGAGCCGAAACAGAACGCGAAAAGCCACGGAAGCGCAAAAGAATTCCCCCATTATTCAAGTCAAGATGCGCCCATGCTAGCAAGGTTGATCCCGCATCCGAGCTACCCGGTCGCGGGGCGCCCAAGCGGTGCTCTGCTGTCCGCACGGCGAGGGGCCTCGCCCTCCGGCTGACCGCCCAAGTTTTCCCCAAGCGGGTTCCCGCACACTTCGAACACACTTCTCTGGGGACTGCCGGGCACCGTGTCCGGCTGAGCGAGGAAGGAGTTCCGATGATTTTTGAAAGCAGCACTAAGCGCCGCCCGCAAACACAGCCCGGCGGAATCACGGCCGCAGGCGAACGCGGCCTCGCGGCCAAAGCACAAAAGTGGGAGGCGTCGGCTTGCCAGGCACTCAGGCCGGTGGCGCTGCGCCTCCTGCGGGTGGTGCTCGGCGTGGTCTTCGTCTGGTTCGGCGGGCTGAAGATCACCGGCAACTCACCTGTGGCCGGACTGATCGCCAAAACCCTTCCGTTCGGCAATGACCAGTTGGTTATGGTCACGCTCGGCACAGGGGAAGTTCTCCTCGGGGCGATGCTCATGGCAGGGGTCTTCGTTCGCCTGACGCTGCTGGTCATGGCCCTGCACCTGGCGGGAACGTTTGCGACCTTTGTGATGGCTCCGGACGCCATGTTCACCCAGGGCGACCCCCTCATGCTGACCGCCAGCGGCGAATTCGTGATGAAGAATGCGGTCCTCATCTCGGCGGCCTTGGTCCTCATCGCGCACACGGGCCGGAGGGGCTCGTCGCACGAGGCCGCACCCGCTCCCGCGGCGCTCAACTGAGTAGCAGTTCGCGCCGTTTTCAGCGCTGATAACTGCGCGAGCTGCGACCTAGTTGGGTTGGGGAGTGCGGGAGGTGCGGCTACCGCTCAGCTGATTCCCGCCGTCGGGCCGCGTAGGCGAACAGCGACGTCGTCGCCACGGTGGCCAGGTACCCCGCAATCACGATCAGCGAAATGCCGGCCCAGAAGTAGTTGGTGGTGCTGTCCTCCTGGCTCAGGCCCGGGGCGATCTTGATCAGCGAGTACACGGCCACCGCGGCCGACGCCAGCCCCAGCACCACCGGCAGCGCGACCCACAGCCGGGCCGAGGCCCAGTGCCCGCCAAAGCCGTCCCAGACACTCCACTCGTGGTTGTCGTTGCGGATGATCAGCCAGCCCGCCGGGATCATGAAACAGCCCACCAGCAGGAACGCGGCCACCACATCCGCCGGCCGGTGCCACTGGTTCACCAGCGTGGACATCCCTGACGCAATCGCGAAACTGCCGCCCACAAAACCCGCCAGCGGACGCCACCGCGGCGACGCCATCAGGAACACGGCGGCAGCCGCCGACGCCGCCAACGTGGTGTGGCCGGACGGCAGCGAGTTCAGCTCCAGCGTCTCCACGCCCCGGTACGGCCGCACCGGCAGAAGCTCCTTGAGCACCTGGGTGGCGATGTTCGCCGCAACGCATGCCGTCACCGCGATGCCCGCGGCCCGCCATCTGCGGTGGATCACCGTCACCAGCAGAACCACGACGGCGGCCATCACCAGTGAGATGGTGGGGAGCCAGTCCAGGAACTGGGTGGTGACCTTACCGGCAGGCCCGTGGATGGCCACCGCCTCCACCAGTGCGGACTCGTCGATGAACTGCCCCGTGGTGGTGCGGACAAAGTAGTAATAGGTGGCCGCGAGCCCGGTGGCGCAGGCCAGGGTGGCCACGGCAAAGAGGAAGCCGGTGCCCCTGGCGAGGCGAGTCCGGCCCGCTGCCTGCTTGCGTCGGGGGTCCCTGAGCTGGAAAGTCATCGTCACAAGGGTGTCACAGTTTGCTGGGAGGCGCCTGTCCGCCGGGTGGGTGCCCGGAGGACCGGTCTGTCCCCGCGGACTAACGCCCGGAACGTCCCTTTCGGCGCCGGCCGGCCGATAGAGTTGGAGCATGGCCGGACTGGTGGATGCGCTGGGGCCCATCCTTGAACTGATGACGTGGGTGGGGTTTGTGCCCGGTTTACCGCTGCTCGTCTGGGGCCTGATCATTGCCCGGCGGCGCTGCGTCTGGACTAGCACCACGGGCGAGGTCTACACCGCCGGAGGATTCACCGGATTCCGCTGGACCGACCAGGACAACGTGCCGCGCCAGACCCTCGTGGACGCCGACGTTGCGCGGGGACTCGTGGCAGGCAACGAGGTGGACCTCCACTACGACCTCTGCCACCCCTCCCGCTGGAGCCTTGGTCCTCCCAAGCATGACAACACTGTCCTGATCCTGGGCTGGATCCTCACCGCGGTGGGCATTCTGTGCACGGTGGGCGGCTTTGTGCTGCTGCTGTTCTGATCGCCTCCGCTTTGTGTGCTTCCGCTAACTGCGGGCCGCTAGGCGTGCGGGTCCATGCTTGGGCCGCGCCCGGGAGTGCGCTGCGAGCGCCCGCCGCGGCGGTTCCTGTCCCGCAGGTGATCCAGGAGTGCCTGCTCCGGATGCCCCGGATTCTCCGCAAGGTGGCGCAGCAGCCGGCGCCGGACGTCGGACCGGGGGTCGGCGGTGGACAAGACACCCTGGATGATGTCCAGCACCTGTTGATGCAGTTCCGAATCGTCGACGCTGACGGTTGAGGGCTGGAAGAGTTGGCCCCCTCCGGCGTGACCCAGCCGCTCCGGCGGAATGGGTTCGTACAGATCACGAAATTCGGTGTGCATCACGGGCTCCTTCACGAGAGGGGAATCTGATTCAGGCTGCCGCCGTGGGCGCTTAGTCATTGCTGCCGCCTCCGGTGCCTTTGTTTCCGGAGAGACCGCCGTTGTGGTCGGGGACGGTGCCCGACGTCGAGTCGTTGCTGTGCGATGAGTCGTCCGTTGAGGACGTTGAGTCGTCAGTGGGAGGCACCGCGGGGGAGGTGACCTGCGCCGGTTCCACGCGCTCCACGATGACACCGTCTTCCGGAGTGGCGTCCGGCGCCTCGGCGGCCTTTGTGGCAGGCGAGGTGGCGGGGCTGAGCGGGCCGGACTTGAGCGTGGGTGAGGTGGCATTGGGCTGGGGAATCGGGACCTGGCCGGGGCGCTTAGAGTCGCGGAGTACCGGCTCGCGCACTACCACGCCGGAGAATTGGTCAGCCGGTGCCCCGGCGACGGCCTGGGCCCAGACCGAAATGCTGGCAAGCCCGACCAGCGGAATGCTCAGCAACGACCACTTCTTCATCGGCTTGCCTTCCCTCATTGGTGTTTCCACTCTGAGGTGCGAAGGTGAGGCAAGTATTAGACGCGGATGAGAGTCTTCTCATGCGCCGCTAGACGGCCGCACGCTCCTGGCCGTTGGGGTCGCCGTTGCGGTCTTTGTTGCCGGATACGTCCCCGTACGGGTCACCGGAGCCTTCGGTTTCCCCGGTTTCGGCGCCCGTTTCAGCATCGGCTTCGCCGCCGGGTTCGGTGCCAGCGTGGGTTTCCGCCTGTGGTGCCGGCGTGCACATGAGGCGGTAGCCCACGCCCCTGATGGTCTGGATGCGTTCCGCGCCGAGCTTGTGCCGCAGATACCGGACGTAGACGTCCACGACGTTCGAGGAACCTTCAAAGTGGTAACCCCACACGCGGCTGAGGAGCTGCTCGCGGCTCAAAACCCTGCCTGCGTTCTCCATGAAGGTCCGCGCCATGACAAACTCCCGCGCGGACAGGTCGATCACGCGTCCGCTGATTTCCGCGGTGCGCAGGTTCACGTCCAGGGTCAGGTCTCCGCAGACGAGGGCCGGCGTGGCGGTGATGCCCTGGGTCCCGCGCAGCCGCAGCTTGACGCGGGAGAGGAGCTCTTCGAACCTGAACGGCTTGGTCATGTAGTCGTCCGCCCCGCCGTCGAGCGCTGCCACCGTGTTTTCCAGGCTGTCTGCCGCCGTCAGGACGATCACCGGAACCGTGGAGTGCATGGCCCGGAGGTTCCTGAGGACCGACAGGCCGTCCATCCGCGGCATCCCGATATCCAGGATGAGGAGGTCGAACTCGCCAGAGGTGGCATAGTCCAGCGCCTTCACCCCGTCGAACACCTGGGTGGTGGTGTAACCGGCGGCTGTGAGGCCCTTGGCGAGGAACGCCGCAATGCGGACCTCGTCGTCGGCGATCAGGATCCGCGTCACGGCTTGCCTCCGGCCTGGGTCAGGATCGTAGCGCCCGACGACGGCCTCCTCACGTGCAATTGGACGGCCTTTCCGGCTGTGCTGTCCGCCTCACCGCTGGCTTCTTCGCCGCCGCTGCTGTCGCCGCCTCCGGACGGAATGACCAGCACGAAGCGGCTCCCCTTGCCCACCTCGGATTCCACCCGGACCGTGCCGCCGTGGGCCTCGGCAATGGCCTTGACGATGGACAGGCCCAGGCCCGAGCCCTCGGTGCCGGCGGAATTCGTGCCCTTCCCGAACCGCTCGAAGATGCGCTGGTGGTCCTCGGCGGGAATGCCCGCCCCGGTGTCCGCGACCCAGATCTCCAGGTTTTTGGCGAGGCCGGGCCGCGGGCCGTGCTGAGCGTCGTCGTCGTCGTTCTCCGCCCAAGCAGCCCCCACCGAAATCCGGTCCGTCTCCGACGTGTGCTTCACGGCGTTCGCCGCGAGCTGCTCGACGGCCTGCGTCAGCCGGCGCCGGTCCGCATGGACCAGGCCTCCGGGCTGGGCATCCAGCTGCCAGCGGCGTTCGCCGAGGACCTTGACGCGGTTCAGCGCGGCTACCAGGAAGACGTCGGTTTCGATCCAATCCGGGGAAATGAAGTCTGGACGGCCGCTGCGGGCCAGGATCAGCAGGTCATCCACGAGCTCCTGCATCCGGTCCAGCTCGTCCAGGAGCAAATCCCGTGTCTGGTCGACGTCAGCCGGATCGCCGGCGCGGAGCAGTTCCAGGTAGCCGCGGATGATGGTCATGGGTGTCCGGAGTTCGTGGCTGACATCGTGGACGAAGCGGCGCTGGTTCTCGAAGCCGGACTCCAGCCGCTCCAGCATGTGGTTGAAGTTCATGGCCAGCTGGGCGACGTCGTCCGTGCTGGCCGGCACCTCGACGCGCTTGGTGAGGTCCTCGAACGTGGTGCCTTGGGTCGCCTCCCGCAGCCGCCGGACAGGACTCAGCAGCCGTCCGGTGACCAGGTACCCCACCACGCCCGCCAGCGCCAGCGTTGCCAACGACGCAAGGCCGTAGATCCACATGGACTGGATGATTTCTTGGCGCTGTGCACCGATCTCGTTGGAGACCACCATCAGCCCCTGGTCGGGGCGGCCCTTCACCGAGACGGACGTGATGGCGAGCCTGACCTGCCTGCCGTCAATCTGCGTGTCCCTCAGGACCGTCTGGCCGGGAACCCGCCACTCCCAGACGCGCTGGATGACCGGCTGCGAATTCAGCTTGGTGGGCTGCTTCCCGATGGGCAGGATGATGCTGCCGCCGCGGACCATGGTCATGACGGACTCGGAGCCACCGGGCGACCCGCCCCGCAGGTAGGTGGTGAACAGCTCCTCCAGAGAGGAGTATGCCGCACCGCCGGTGTTCGGCCGGCCCCGCTGCGCCAGACGGTCCAGGTTCTTGCTGGGCATCTGGAGTTCCTGGTTGACGTGCTCATTGAGGTTTTTAAGCTGCGCGGCGTGGGTGAATGCGCCCGAGACGAAAAGCCCTACGGCCATGAACACCAGCAGTGTCGCCAGCACCCGGAACCGGACGGAGTGGACCTCCGCCCGCAGCGCGCTGGCCGGGTTCATTGTTCTGCCTGTGGACGTCGACGGAGTGCCGGCGGGGCCACCTGTGCGGGTATCTGCCGCCGGATTACCTGCGGGTAGGTTAACGCCGAACATGAAATTGCCCGTTCGGCAAAAAATCTTTGGCCGCGGAAGTCGCCCGGAACGCCCCTCAACGCCGGGTACTCGGAATACTTGGTTGTACCCGCCACGGCCATGGTCCGTGTCATTGGATCACCCATTTCATGGTTATTTGGCGGTCCTCCGGGGGCGAGGATCGCCGTACCACCGCTGGAACTGCGGTAATACGAAACTAGCCCCGTGTTCTTGGGAAAAACTTGGTGTTTCTGCACCCCCAACGGGTGCCAAACCCCAAGTACTTAGGGTCGCGCCGGGGCGCCAAAGACAGGTGCTCGCACCAGGACGCAAAAGCATCCAAGTAGTCCCCTCAGCAAAAATCGAGTACTCGCTACTCGTGCCCCTACTTGGCCGAGTGACAAGTATGAGGACAAGCCATTCATGGGGAATGCAGTTCATGGGGATAGTAGGTGCACAAGATGGTTCAGACAGTTGCAGAGGACACTCGCTGGTCGGGTCGGGCACGCGAAGACGAGTACCCGCCGACTTTGGAGGGTGGGCAGTCAGCACGGCTGGCCATCAACATCCTGGGTCCGCTCCGGGTCCGCCGCGGCAACGCGGTCATCGGGTCCCATGAGCTGGGCGGTCCCAAACCCCGGCAGGTGCTCGAGATCCTGTTGCTCAAGCTGGGCACACCGGTCTCCAAGAACCACCTGATCGACGTCCTGTGGAACGGGCAGCCTCCGGCCGAGGCCCTGTCCACCCTCGAAAGCTACGTCAGCGTCCTCCGCCGCCACCTGCAGCCGGGCTCCGGCAAGGGCGGCGCGCTCCGCACGGTCACCGGCGGCTACATGATTGACCGCACCATGGTTGACCTTGACCTGGACCGGTTCGATGACCTCCTGAAGCAGGCCGGGCACGCCAACCCGGAGGAGTCCTTCCGGCTCTTGGAGAAGGCACTGGAGATCGCCTCGGTGCCGCTGCTCGGCGATGAGCTCCTGGCCGGCTGGGCGGAAGAGGAACGCGGACTGCACTCGGCCCGTGTTGCCAGCATCAAGGCCCGTGCCGCCGAAGCTGCCGTCACCGTGGGGCAGCCCGAACGCGCCGTGGCCCTGGCCAGCGAACTGCTGCTGGACGATCCCATCAACGAGCGGGCCTGGACCGCACTGGTCCTGGGTCTGGAGGAATCCGGCCAGTACATGGAAGCGCTGCGGGCCTACGGCCGCTGCCGCCGGGTCATGGACCAGGAGATCGGTTGCTTGCCGGGACGTGCCCTCCGCGATGCCCATGCCAGGCTGCTGCAGGCCACCGCCGCCAGCGAAGCCGACACTTCTGAGATGTCCGACGGCGACTCGCCGCTGCCGGCGCTGTCCGTGCAGAGCACCCGGGAAATCAGCATCCTGACCATCGACGACCACAGCACGTTCACCGAGCTGCTGACCGCCGCCCTGGACCGCGAGCCGGACCTCCGGAGCGTGGCCTCGGCCACCACCGCCAAGAGCGGCGTGGAGCAGAGCATGGCGCTCAAGCCCGACGTCGTCATCATGGACTACCACCTGCCCGACGGCGACGGCCTCACCGCCGCTGCCCGCATCCTGGCCGATGCACCGGACACCCGGATCGTGATGCTGACCGGCGACCCGACCCCGGAGGCGCTGCGGACCGCGGCATCGATGGGCATCTGCGCCTTCCTGCCCAAGGGCGGCTCGCTGTCCACGCTGCTGGATACGCTCCGGTATGCGCGGGCCGGGAACATGGTGGTCCACCCGTCCCTCGTGGCCCAGCTGGGCATGAGCACGCCAAAGCCGGCTCCGGCCGTTCGGACCATGGAACCGGGCGGACCCGTGCTGACGCCGCGCGAGCTCGATGTGCTTCGGCTGATGGCGGGCGGTCACGGCTCCAAGGAAGTGGCCAGCAAGCTGGACATCTCCCTTAACACCTGCCGCGGCTACGTGAAGGCAATCTTCGCCAAGCTGGGCACCCATTCGCAGCTGGAATCGGTAATGGAAGCGTCACGGCGCGGCATGCTTGAGCAGCCGTCCCATGGCTAGGCCGTCCCTTCGAAGGCCTGCCCTGTTCCATCCGTTTGAATCGCCGGCGTCCGAGAATTCCGAGGTCTTCAAGGCCGTCCGGCGGTTCCTGCTCATGGGCCTGGTTGCCCTCGTCATCGTCACCACTCCGGTGGCCTTCTGGATCTGGTCCGAGGCCGAAAGCCACGCCCTGCAGAACTCGAAGGACGCCACCGACCACCTGGCGAACAACGTCGTGGGGCCGCTGCTGGACGAGGAAGTCCTCTCGGGGAACCCGACGGCGGTGGAGCGCCTTG is part of the Arthrobacter sp. KBS0703 genome and encodes:
- a CDS encoding MFS transporter, whose amino-acid sequence is MTPPDSPPPFSLRSIAVPAFGPALLFNVGEGAVLPVVALSARELGASVAVAALIVTLIGLGSWFFNLPASLITLKFGERWSIVGAAAAGALALLAAGLSLMIPDGLWLLAVAMGVVGMSASVFSLARQKYLTEAVPVEFRARALSTLGGVSRIGIFIGPFVGAAVMHFAGISGAYWVGVAGMAAAAVLAVTIPDLVVAPSSSAAGPDPTLRGVAVSHAGVFLTAGAGILLLSALRASRQVVIPLWADHVGLDATQASLLYGLSGAIDMLVFYPAGKVMDRRGRLWVAIPSTLIMGTALMLIPLTAAFTGLLLAALLIGFGNGISSGLVMTLGADFSPHRGRGQFLGLWRFIADAGSTAGPVLLSAVTAVSSLAAGVTATGVLGFAAAGVFAVVLPKLKHRRNY
- a CDS encoding class I SAM-dependent methyltransferase, whose amino-acid sequence is MNDHKDAAAADHALKEKHRAMWAQGDYPALASELIPNLGAILVEACGLRPRQRVLDVGAGAGNAAIPAALMGAEVVASDLTPEMFDAGRREAADRGVELEWIEGDAEALPFPDNEFDAVISCLGVMFAPHHQAGADELVRVCKPGGTIGLLNWTPEGFIGQMFKTMKPFSPPPPPGAQPPPLWGSEDHIRELFGDRIADIQARKQTVTVTSFHEPDDFLRYFKSHYGPTISVYKSLAGDADKVKALDTALTELADAFSDAHGDAPSQMDWEYLLLTARKTREAGQSHKQAG
- a CDS encoding D-glucuronyl C5-epimerase family protein gives rise to the protein MAILLAAGVSSQAAPVKLTYANAGYTINTALGSPYIGTAVVPLTATTWGTVNSQGVVQIKINNVAVYHPVNSAWFINQMISSYRVTKNREYLRRAEATTRYILSGSFSDASGATWFPYNFRHTPGNRIDMGRPWYSGMAQGMMLSTLVNLYETTGNTYWKTHADRVFKSYQVSKRNGQPWFKDQVLEGSKIYVWFEEYVGKDIPSSRVVNGHIYAAWGAYDYYRLTKNPTSQFMFNTAATAIRDHFNVYRRPGTISWYAASAYGQYVWRTPATYHKGVTSQLAILGRQTGDPVFANQSALLKADYPG
- a CDS encoding DoxX family protein; the protein is MIFESSTKRRPQTQPGGITAAGERGLAAKAQKWEASACQALRPVALRLLRVVLGVVFVWFGGLKITGNSPVAGLIAKTLPFGNDQLVMVTLGTGEVLLGAMLMAGVFVRLTLLVMALHLAGTFATFVMAPDAMFTQGDPLMLTASGEFVMKNAVLISAALVLIAHTGRRGSSHEAAPAPAALN
- a CDS encoding phosphatase PAP2 family protein, producing MTFQLRDPRRKQAAGRTRLARGTGFLFAVATLACATGLAATYYYFVRTTTGQFIDESALVEAVAIHGPAGKVTTQFLDWLPTISLVMAAVVVLLVTVIHRRWRAAGIAVTACVAANIATQVLKELLPVRPYRGVETLELNSLPSGHTTLAASAAAAVFLMASPRWRPLAGFVGGSFAIASGMSTLVNQWHRPADVVAAFLLVGCFMIPAGWLIIRNDNHEWSVWDGFGGHWASARLWVALPVVLGLASAAVAVYSLIKIAPGLSQEDSTTNYFWAGISLIVIAGYLATVATTSLFAYAARRRESAER
- a CDS encoding response regulator transcription factor codes for the protein MTRILIADDEVRIAAFLAKGLTAAGYTTTQVFDGVKALDYATSGEFDLLILDIGMPRMDGLSVLRNLRAMHSTVPVIVLTAADSLENTVAALDGGADDYMTKPFRFEELLSRVKLRLRGTQGITATPALVCGDLTLDVNLRTAEISGRVIDLSAREFVMARTFMENAGRVLSREQLLSRVWGYHFEGSSNVVDVYVRYLRHKLGAERIQTIRGVGYRLMCTPAPQAETHAGTEPGGEADAETGAETGETEGSGDPYGDVSGNKDRNGDPNGQERAAV
- a CDS encoding cell wall metabolism sensor histidine kinase WalK, translating into MNPASALRAEVHSVRFRVLATLLVFMAVGLFVSGAFTHAAQLKNLNEHVNQELQMPSKNLDRLAQRGRPNTGGAAYSSLEELFTTYLRGGSPGGSESVMTMVRGGSIILPIGKQPTKLNSQPVIQRVWEWRVPGQTVLRDTQIDGRQVRLAITSVSVKGRPDQGLMVVSNEIGAQRQEIIQSMWIYGLASLATLALAGVVGYLVTGRLLSPVRRLREATQGTTFEDLTKRVEVPASTDDVAQLAMNFNHMLERLESGFENQRRFVHDVSHELRTPMTIIRGYLELLRAGDPADVDQTRDLLLDELDRMQELVDDLLILARSGRPDFISPDWIETDVFLVAALNRVKVLGERRWQLDAQPGGLVHADRRRLTQAVEQLAANAVKHTSETDRISVGAAWAENDDDDAQHGPRPGLAKNLEIWVADTGAGIPAEDHQRIFERFGKGTNSAGTEGSGLGLSIVKAIAEAHGGTVRVESEVGKGSRFVLVIPSGGGDSSGGEEASGEADSTAGKAVQLHVRRPSSGATILTQAGGKP
- a CDS encoding BTAD domain-containing putative transcriptional regulator, producing MVQTVAEDTRWSGRAREDEYPPTLEGGQSARLAINILGPLRVRRGNAVIGSHELGGPKPRQVLEILLLKLGTPVSKNHLIDVLWNGQPPAEALSTLESYVSVLRRHLQPGSGKGGALRTVTGGYMIDRTMVDLDLDRFDDLLKQAGHANPEESFRLLEKALEIASVPLLGDELLAGWAEEERGLHSARVASIKARAAEAAVTVGQPERAVALASELLLDDPINERAWTALVLGLEESGQYMEALRAYGRCRRVMDQEIGCLPGRALRDAHARLLQATAASEADTSEMSDGDSPLPALSVQSTREISILTIDDHSTFTELLTAALDREPDLRSVASATTAKSGVEQSMALKPDVVIMDYHLPDGDGLTAAARILADAPDTRIVMLTGDPTPEALRTAASMGICAFLPKGGSLSTLLDTLRYARAGNMVVHPSLVAQLGMSTPKPAPAVRTMEPGGPVLTPRELDVLRLMAGGHGSKEVASKLDISLNTCRGYVKAIFAKLGTHSQLESVMEASRRGMLEQPSHG